The following is a genomic window from Crossiella equi.
CGGTACGCCATCTCCTTCGCCTGCGGCGCGGTGGAGCACAAGGGCACCTTCAGCGTGGTCGGAGCGCCGACCTCCAAGCCCCGCCCCACGACCACCAGCGCGGCGGTACCGACCAAGCCCAAGGGCGCCCCGGAAACGGGCGGCGGGGCCACCGCCGAGGACGCGGACCGGACCCCACTGCTGGCGGGCGGTGCGGCGGTCCTGCTCGGCGCGCTGCTGGGCGTGGTGGCACTGCGCCGACGGCGTGTGCAGGACTGAGAAAGACGTTCGGCAACGGGGCCAGGTTGCCTTAAAAAATCAGGGAAATTCGCCGAATTTCCCGGCAACCGGCGGCGGGCGCCAAGCGTGTAGGAGGCGAACGGGGAGCGAGGGGCTCCACGGAAAAATGGGGGAAAGACAATGAACACCAAGGCCGCCTTCGCCGCTTTCGCACTCGCCGCCGGTGCCGCCATTCTCGCGGTCCCGACTGCCTCCGCCCAGCCGGGTGTGAGCCAGCACGTCATCGAAATGGCGAACGGCAAGGTCGACTTCAGCAACTGGGGCAACACGTTCCACAACCCCGCCCGCCTCGGGGTCCTCGCCGACTGCGCGGATCCTGCCAAGGCGAGCCCCGTCCGCATCGGCAAGGACATCCAGTTCACGCTGAAGCCCCACGAGGATGGTGGCTTGCTGGGGTCCGTGCTGCTCACCAAGGTCAAGGCGGGCAAGTACCCGATCACCTTCAGCTGTGGCGACGTGCACTACAAGGCCGACATTTTCGTGGTCGCGGAGCAGCGGCCGACCACGAGCAAGCCCAAGCCGAAGCCCACGACTTCCACCGCCGCTGTTCCGACCAAGCCGAAGGGGGCCCCGGAAACCGGTGGTGGTGGCACCGAGGAAAACGGCGCACTGGGTTACGCGATTGGCGGCACGGCCCTGCTCGGTGGAATCGGCGCGGGAGCATTCGCTCTGCGCCGCCGTCGCCAGGTGCAGAACTGAGGCGAATTCCCCAGGAGAGCCGCGGCCGCGTGTTGGTGTGGAGGGTCCGCACGCGACCGCGGCGACCTGTCCGCCCAAGGACAGGCCTCCCGGGGTCCGTGCGCACTTGCCCCGGCGCGCACCGACCCCTGGCGACGGGCCGTCGTCAACCGCTGGGTGGGATCCAACCGTCCCGGCACCGCCCGGACCGGATGGCCCCGTCCCACCCCGCGGATCCACGACGACACCCCGCCGCCCGAACCGTCCGTGCCACCCAGCACGACCGGTCCCGCACCGGGGTGCGTTGCCCGTCCCCGTGTGTCTCCGCCCTCCACAGACGAGGAGCGGGCCAAAACGGTTCATCATGTGTCCGGGGTCACATCGGCGGGGTTCGCTCCCGCATGCTGGACCGGGGAACACCGCTGGTCCGGCACCGTGTTGACTCCAGACGTGACCACTGCGAAGCGTCGTGCCCGGGTGCGGGCTCCCGAGCTCACCGGCCGGGGCTGGCTGAACACCGGCGGTGCCCAGGTCCGGCTCGCCGACCTGCGCGGCAAGATCGTGCTGCTGGACTTCTGGACCTTCTGCTGCATCAACTGCCTGCACGTCCTGGACGAGCTGCGGCCGCTGGAGGCCGAGTTCGGCGATGTGCTGGTCACCGTCGGCGTGCACTCGCCGAAGTTCGCGCACGAGGCCGATCCGGACGCCCTGGCCGCCGCCGTGGAGCGGTACGAGGTGCACCACCCGGTGCTGGACGACCCTGAACTGGCCACCTGGCAGAACTACGCCGTGAAGGCGTGGCCGACGCTGGTGCTGGTCGACCCCGAGGGCTACGTGGTGCACGTGGCCGCCGGGGAGGGGCACGCCGAGGCGCTGCGCCGCGTGCTCACCGAGCTGGTCGCCGAGCACGAGGCCAAGGGCACGCTGCACCGGGGCGACGGGCCGTACGTGCCGCCGGCCGCGCCGGAGACCGCGTTGCGCTTCCCCGCCAAGGCCGTGGTGACGCCGCAGGGCACCTTGCTGGTCGCCGACTCCGCGCACCACTCGCTGGCCGAGCTCGCCGCCGACGGGGAGACCCTGTTGCGGCGCATCGGTTCCGGTGCGCGCGGGCGGTCCGACGGGCTGCCCTCGGAAGCCAGTTTCTCCGAGCCCAGCGGGCTTTCCGTGCTGCCGCCGGGTGTCGCCGAGCAGGTCGGGTACGACGTGGTCGTCGCGGACACCGTCAACCACCTGCTGCGCGGCGTGCGGCTCAGCGACGGCCACGTGTCCACTGTGGCCGGTACCGGCGAGCAGTGGCGTACCGGCGAAACCGACGGTCCCGCAACGGAGATCGACCTCACCAGCCCCTGGGACGTGGCCTGGTGGGCGCCTGCGGGCGGGGTGGTCGTGGCGCTCGCGGGGAACCACACGATCGGGTTCTTCGACCCGGTGCGGGCAACCGTGTCGCGGTTCGCCGGGACCACTGTGGAGGGCCTGCGGGACGGCGCGGCGGAGGAGGCGTTCTTCGCGCAGACCTCCGGTCTCGCGGTGGACGAGACCCGGGAACGCCTGTGGCTGGCCGACTCCGAGACCTCCGCGTTGCGCTACCTGGCCTACGACAACGGTTCCTTGACCGTGCACACCGCGATCGGTACTGGGCTCTTCGACTTCGGGCACCGCGACGGCGACGCCGGGCAGGCACTGCTCCAGCACCCGCTGGGCGTGGCGGTGCTGCCCGACGGCAGCGTCGCGGTCGCCGACACCTACAACGGTGCGCTGCGCCGCTACGAGCCGGAAACCGGCGCGGTGTCCACGATCGCCGCCGACCTGGCCGAACCGTCCGGGGTGGTGGTGCTGGACGGCGAGGTCGTGGTGGTGTCCTCGGCCGCGCACCGCCTGGAGCGGCCGGTGCCGCCGGGGGTCGCGGCGCAGCTGGTCTCCGGTGCGGCGCAACAGGTCCGGCGCCCGCCGACCGGCATCGCCGCCGGGCCCGTCGAGCTCGCTGTCGTGTTCGTGCCGCCGCCCGGGCAGAAGCTGGACGAGCGCTACGGACCGTCCACGAGGCTCGAGGTCACCGCCTCGCCGCCGGAGCTGCTCACCGAGGGTGCCGGGGTGGGCACGGATCTGGTGCGGCGCTTGGTGGTGAACGAGAACGTGCCCTCCGGGGTACTGCACGTGGTGGCACAGGCTGCCAGTTGCGACGAGGGCGTCGAGCACCCGGCCTGCCGGTTGACCAGGCAGGACTGGGGAGTTCCCGTGCACGTGCGACGGGATGCGTCCGGACGGCTGGCACTGGTGATGGGCGGAATGGACGAATCGGCGCTGTGATCTGGCGCACGCCGCCGGGTTCGTTGCCTGTTCAACGGCATGGCCGGGTACCCGGGGTTGTCAAGACCTCTCCGCGAGGCCTGTGGCGGTGCAAGTAAACTCCGGAGGTGCCCGATGCCAAGCTCCAGATCCAGATGCTGCACGACCGCGTGATGGTGCGGATCGCGCAGGAGGGCGGGGAGCGTCGCAGCAGTGGCGGGATCGTGATCCCGGCCACTGCCCAGGTCGCCAAACGGCTGGCATGGGGCGAGGTTTTCGGGGTGGGAAACCACGTTCGCACTGTCAAGGTGGGCGACAGGGTGCTCTTCAACCCCGAGGAGCAGTTCGAGGTCGAGGTCCAGGGTCAGGCTTACCTGGTGATGCGTGAGCGGGACCTGCACGCGGTCGCCAGCGAGCAAACCGAGCACGGCACGGGTTTGTACCTGTGACCCGTGCCCTCGACGTGTCAGCCGGGTAGCTAGCCAGGCGCGTGCTCGCGCCCACGTCAGAAGGGGACACGGTGCCGGAGGAAGAGCAGCGGCCCGGCCCGCGGTCAGAGCAGACGACTGTGTTGTCGGCCCCGCGACCGGGCGATGAGGACCGCGTGGCGGAGCAGCCCGCCAACGGCCTCGACCCGCACACCGACAAGCTCGCCGCGCCGGAGGCGCCCGCACCCCAGCGCCTCGGCGCCTGGGACCAGGGCCCCAAGTCGCAGCCGGACGACGCCCAGGCGCCCGGCCAGCCCACCCAGGAGCTGGCCGTGCCCGCCGAGGCGCGGACCGAGGCACCGGAGCCGGCCGCCGAGCAGCCGGACGTCGAGCCCGCCCCGGCAGCTGAGCAGCCGGACAGCGAGGCCGCGGCCCCACAGGCCGAGGAGCAGCAGGAGAGCCAGCACCTCGGCGCCCGCTTGGCCGCCGCCACCGCCCAGGTCCGGCTCGACGAGATCCCCGCGGACAGCGGCGCACCCCAGCGCGGGTTGTTCGCGCCCATCCGCCCAGCCGCCGACCAGCAGACCGAGCGCCCGGTGGAGGCGCCGCGCCCGGCTGAGCAGCCGCCGGCCGCCGACCAGCCGCGTCCGGCCGACGCCGGTCGCTCCGCTGGGCAGGCGCTTGCCACGGAGCAGGTGCGCCCCGCCGAGCAGGCCCACACTGAACAGAGCCGCCCGGCTGACCAGGCCCGCCCCGTGGAGCAGGGCAGCCCGACCGACCAGGCTCGTCCCGCCGAGCAGGGCCGTCCCGCCGACCAGGGCCGTCCCGCCGAGCAGGGCCGTGTTGAGCAGGGCCGCCCGGCCGAGCAGGTGCGTTCCGCCGACCAGGGCCGTCCGGGCGACCAGCCCCGTCCAGCCACCCCGCCGCGGGGCTTCCCGGCGCAGGGCTTCTCGGCGCTGGGCGCCCCGACCTCGGCCGTCCCGGCCCCGGGCACCCCGAACACGGGTGCGTCGAACACGGGCGCCCCAAACGCTGGTGCTCCGGCGTCGGGCAACCCGGCCCCGGGCATCCCGGCGCCGAACAACCTGGCCCCGGGTGCCCCGAGCACCCCGGCGCGCGGGTTCCAGGCTCCCCGGCCGCAGGGCCAGGGTGGGCCCGGCACTCCGCCGCGCGGTGTGCCGATGGGCGAGCAGACCCAGTTCCTCGGCCAGCGGCCGAACCCCCAGGGGCCGAACCCCCAGGGGCCGAACGCGGAGGCCACCCAGCACCTGGGCGGGCCCCGGCCGCAGCAGCCCGGTACGCCGCCCCGTGGCTTCCAGCCCGGCACTCCGCCGCGTGGGGTCCCGGCGCCCGGCCGGTCCATCGACGGGCCCACCGAGACGATCTCCACCCAGGCCCTCCGGCCGGTCGTGCGGCAGCCCGACCCCGAGGTCGACACGGTTCAGATCCCCAAGATCAACCCGAATGCCACCTCGTTCCTGCCCGCACCCGCGCGGGCGGCCGACGAGGCGGCGACCACCGTGGTGTCCGCGCTGCCGCCCACGCCGCCCGGCGGTGCGGACGACGCGTTCGACGACGGCGGGGCCGACGACCGGAAGAACCGGCGCAAGCGGCGCACGATCATCGGGGTCGCGGCCGCGTTCGGTGTGTTCGGCCTGCTCTACGGCATCGACCTGTTGCTGTCCCAGGGCAACGTGCCCCGTGGGGTCGCGGTGGCCGGGGTGGACGTCGGCGGCCTGGACCGCACGTCCGCCGAGGCCAAGCTGCGCGGGCAGATCGAGCCGCGCCTGACCAAGCCGGTCACCGTGCGCGCCGGGGACGTCGAGGCCAATGTCAACCCGCAGGAAGCCGGGCTGACCCTGGACTGGCCCGCCACGCTGGACCAGGCAGGCGCCCAGCCGCTCAACCCGTTCACGCGCCTGAGCTCGTTCTTCGGCACCCGCGAGGTCGGTGTGGTCACCCGCGCCGAGGGCCCGAAGCTCACCGCCGCGCTGGAGGGCCTGCGCGGCAAGACCGACCGCGAGCCCGCCGAGGGCACGGTGAAGTTCTCCGCCGGGGCCAAGCCGCAGCCGCAGGCCGTCGACCCGAAGTCCGGGCAGAAGCTGGACGTCGAGAAGGCCAGCGCGGCCATGGTCGCCGACTGGGCCGACGGCAAGGTCGTCGAGCTGCCGGTCAACGCCACCCCGGTGAAGTCCACGCCGGAGTCGGTGCGCAAGGCCCTTGAGGAGATCGCCAAGCCTGCCGTGTCCGGCCCGGTCGTGGTCACCGGTGAGGGCAAGAACGCGAACCTGACCCCCGCCAACCTGGCCGCCGCGCTGAAGTTCGAGGTCGACGAGGGCGGCAACCTGGTGCCCAAGGTCGACAACGGCAAGGTCGCCGAGGCGGCCAAGCCGCAGCTGGCCTCCACCGAGAAGCCGGGCAAGGACGCCACCTTCTCCTTCGACGGCGGCCACCCGGTGGTCAAGGAGTCCGTCGACGGCCGAGGCGTGGACTGGGACAAGACCCTCATCGGGCTGCCCGAGGTGCTGCGCCGCATGGACAACCGCACCATCAAGGCCGAGTACGGCGACCAGCCCGCGAAGCTGACCACCGACCAGGCCAACCAGCTGGGCATCAAGGAGGTCGTGAGCCGCTTCGAGACCAAGGGTTTCGCCGCCGACTCCGGCCAGAACATCAAGCGCGCGGCCGAGCAGATCAACGGCGCGGTGGTGAAGCCGGGCGAGACGTTCAGCCTCAACGCCCGCACCGGCCCGCGCACCGCGGCCACCGGCTACGTCGAGGCGGGCATCCTGGAGAAGGGCCTGCCCGGCCGCGCGGTCGGCGGCGGCGTGTCCCAGATGGCCACCACGATCTACAACGCCGCCTACCACGCGGGCATGGTCGACGTGGCGCACCAGGAGCACAGCAACTACATCAGCCGCTACCCGATGGGGCGGGAGGCCACGGTCTTCCAGAACCCCGACGGCAGCAGCGTGATCGACGTGAAGTTCAAGAACGACAGCAAGACCGGCATCTACATCCAGACCACCTGGACGTCGAACTCGATCGCCGTGACGCTGTGGGGCACCAAGACCTACGAGGTCAGCGGCGCCACCGGCCCGCAGACGAACAAGACGCAGCCGAACACCCGGCACATCACCGACAAGCCGGACTGCAAGCCCAGCGGCGGCCTGGAGGGCTTCACCGTCACCGACACCCGCACGATCAAGGAGATCGCCACGGGCAAGGTGAAGCGGGAGACCCGCACCGTGCACTACCGGGCCCAGGACAAGGTGGTCTGCGGACCGCCCACCCCCTGACCCGCACGCTCCCGCAGGGGCCGCCGTCCACCCGGACGGCGGCCCCTGCGGCCGTTCGGGGCAGTTTCACCGCTGGTCCGGCCGCCCATTCCTAGGGCATGGTCTCCACGCAGCAGGGCAAGCAGTGGGTGGTCACGCTCGGCCGCGTCGGCATGGTCGGGTTCGGCATCGTGCACCTGGTCGTCGCCTGGCTGGCGGTGCGGGTGGCCATCGGCGGCGGTGGCGGCGAGGCGGACCAGAAGGGTGCGCTGGCAGAGGTGGCCGCGCAGCCGTTCGGCGTGCTGATGGTGGGTGTGCTGGCCGTCGGACTGGCCTTCTTCGCGATCTGGCAGCTCCTGGTGGCCGTCAACGGCTACGGCTGGCTGCACGGCCGGGGCCGCCTGACCAAGCGCGTCTCGGCGGCCGCGCACGCCTTCGCGGGCGCGGTGCTGGCCGCGGTGGCGGTGCAGCTGCTCATCGGCTCGCGGCCCAAGCAGGGTGATGCCACCCAGCAGGAGCTGACCGGCTGGGTGCTGTCGCTGCCGGGCGGGCAGTTCCTGATGGGGCTGGTGGCGCTCGGGGTGATCGCGGTGGGCAGCGCGGCCGTGGTCAAGGGCCTGCGGAAGTCCTTCACCGACGACCTGGACCTGTCCCGGCTGCCGGAGGGCACGAAGCAGCCGACGATCCGGCTCGGGCAGGCGGGCTACATCGCCAAGGGCATCGCCTACGGCGTGGTCGGCGTGCTGATGGGGATCGCGGCGATCGACCACGACCCGAAGCAGGCGGGCGGCCTGGACGCCGCGCTGCGCACGCTGGCCGAGGCGCCCTACGGACCGTACCTGCTGGTCGCGGTTGGGTTCGGGGTGGCGTGCTTCGGCGTGTACTGCCTGGCGGAAGCACGCTGCCACCGGAGCTGAGGTCAGCTCCGGTGGCAGCGGGGGTGGTGCGGCCGGACGGGATCAGAACGCGGACTCGTCCAGGTCCATCAGGCCGTTGTCCGTGGTCTCGACGATCTTGCGGCGCGAGGTCAGCTCGGGCAGCACGGACTTGGCGAAGAAGGACGCCGCGGCCAGCTTGCCCTCGTAGAAGGAGCGGTCCTTGGCCGAGACCGAGCCGCTGTCCAGCGCGGTGATCGCGATCTCCGCCTGGCGCAGCAGCTGCCAGCCGATCAGCAGGTCGCCCGCGCTCATCAGCAGCCGGACGGTGTTCTGGCCGACCTTGTAGGTGTTGCGCGGGTCCTCCTGCGCCGAGGTCAGGAAGCCGATCATCGCGCCCAGCATGCCCTGCACGTCCTCCAGGGCGGTCTTGAGCAGCGCGCGCTCCTCCTTGAGGCGGCCGTTGCCGACCTCGGACTCCAGCGTCTTCTGGATCTCGCCCGCGATGAAGGCCAGCGCCTGGCCCTTGTCGCGCACGATCTTGCGGAAGAAGAAGTCCAGCGACTGGATCGCGGTGGTGCCCTCGTACAGGGTGTCGATCTTGGCGTCGCGGATGTACTGCTCGATCGGGTAGTCCTGCAGGAAGCCGGAACCGCCCAGGGTCTGCAGCGACAGCGCGAGCATCTCGTAGGCGCGCTCGGAGCCGACGCCCTTGACGATCGGCAGCAGCAGGTCGTTGACCCGCTCGGCCAGCTCGAGGTTGTCCTTGGCGATGATCGCGTCCTGGAACGAGGCGGTGTAGAGGTACACCGCGCGCAGGCCCTCGGTGTAGGCCTTCTGCAGCATGAGGATGCGGCGCACGTCCGGGTGGCGCGTGATGGTCACGCGCGGCGCGGTCTTGTCCAGCATCTGCGTGAGGTCCGCGGACTGCACGCGGTCCTTGGCGTAGTCGCGGGCGTTGAGGTAGCCGGTGGACAGCGTGGCGATCGCCTTGGTGCCGACCATCATCCGGGCGTACTCGATGACCTGGAACATCTGCGCGATGCCGTCGTGCACCTCGCCCATCAGCCAGCCCACGGCGGGCGTGCCGTGCTGGCCGAAGGTGAGCTCGCAGGTGGTGGAGGCCTTCAGGCCCATCTTGTGCTCGACGTTGGTGACGAAGACGCCGTTGCGCTCGCCCAGCTCACCGGTCTTGGAGTCGAAGTGGACCTTCGGCACCAGGAACAGGCTCAGGCCCTTGGTGCCCGGCTTGGCCTCGATGCCGGGGCCCTCGGGGCGCGCCAGCACCAGGTGCATGATGTTCTCGCTGAGGTCGTGCTCGGCGGAGGTGATGAACCGCTTCACGCCGTCGAGGTGCCAGCTGCCGTCCTCCTGCAGCACGGCCTTGGTGCGGCCCGCGCCGACGTCCGAGCCCGCGTCCGGCTCGGTGAGCACCATGGTGGCGGTCCAGCCCTTGTCCAGCATCAGCTGGGCCCAGTGGCGCTGCTCCTCGGTGCCGTTGCGGTGCACGATCGTGGAGAAGCTCGGGCCGGTCAGGTACATGAACACGGCCGGGTTGGCGCCCAGCATCAGCTCGGCCGCCGCCCACTGCACGGTGCGGGGCACGCCGTAGCCGCCCTGCTCCTCGGGCAGGAAGAGCTTGCCCCAGTCGTTGTCCTGGAGCGCGTTGTAGGAGGCCTTCAGCGACTCGGGGATCTTCACCGAGTGCGTGGCCGGGTCGTAGACCGGCGGGTTGCGGTCCGCGTCCACGAACGACTCGGCCAGCGGGCCGGTCGCCAGCGTGTTCAGTTCGGTGAGCACACCACGCGCGGTGTCCTCGTCCGCCTGCTCGAACGGCGCCTTGCCCAGGCGGTCCTGGATCTTGAGCACCTCGAACAGGTTGAACTCGAGGTCGCGCAGGTTGCTCTTGAAGTGGCCCATCTCGTCGCTCCCGTGTCGTGCGGGGTGCTGGCCTTCCGGGCCGGTCCCCTACTGGCCGGTAACAACAGGGTATTACCTGTGAGTAACCCGCAGCAAGCGGGATCGGTCACCCTTATGGAGGTAAGGGGTCTCCGTCACAGTGCCGCGCGGGTCAGCGTGGCCATCCGGATGCCCATGCCGACCAGCACCAGGCCGCTGAGCTGGTCCAGCCGCTCGCGGACCGCGGGGCGGGACAGCACCCGGCGCACGGTGCTCACCGCGAGCACCACGAGCACGTACCACCCGGCGCTGATGGCCATCTGAACCACGGTGAGCACGGCCGTGCCGGAGAGCACCGAGCCGTCCGGCGGCAGGAACTGGGGCAGCAGCGCGAGGTAGAGGGCGGCCGCCTTCGGGTTGGACAGGTTGGCCAGCAGCCCGGCCCGGTAGGCCGACCACAGCCCCTTCGGCCGGTCACCCGCGGTGACGAGATCGGCGGCCTCGCGACGGTGCCTGCGGGAGCGGATCAACGTGTGGATCCCGAGCCAGCAGAGGTAGGCCGCGCCCGCCACCTTGAGCACCACAAACGCCACCTCGGATGTGCGGACCAGCGCGGTCAGGCCGAGGGCGGAGGCCGCGGCCCAGA
Proteins encoded in this region:
- a CDS encoding LysE family translocator, which translates into the protein MDLVTWPFVLTCVAVVVSPGPSLAVIVNQALRAGRTTGLATIAGNTSGLVFWAAASALGLTALVRTSEVAFVVLKVAGAAYLCWLGIHTLIRSRRHRREAADLVTAGDRPKGLWSAYRAGLLANLSNPKAAALYLALLPQFLPPDGSVLSGTAVLTVVQMAISAGWYVLVVLAVSTVRRVLSRPAVRERLDQLSGLVLVGMGIRMATLTRAAL
- a CDS encoding VanW family protein — translated: MAEQPANGLDPHTDKLAAPEAPAPQRLGAWDQGPKSQPDDAQAPGQPTQELAVPAEARTEAPEPAAEQPDVEPAPAAEQPDSEAAAPQAEEQQESQHLGARLAAATAQVRLDEIPADSGAPQRGLFAPIRPAADQQTERPVEAPRPAEQPPAADQPRPADAGRSAGQALATEQVRPAEQAHTEQSRPADQARPVEQGSPTDQARPAEQGRPADQGRPAEQGRVEQGRPAEQVRSADQGRPGDQPRPATPPRGFPAQGFSALGAPTSAVPAPGTPNTGASNTGAPNAGAPASGNPAPGIPAPNNLAPGAPSTPARGFQAPRPQGQGGPGTPPRGVPMGEQTQFLGQRPNPQGPNPQGPNAEATQHLGGPRPQQPGTPPRGFQPGTPPRGVPAPGRSIDGPTETISTQALRPVVRQPDPEVDTVQIPKINPNATSFLPAPARAADEAATTVVSALPPTPPGGADDAFDDGGADDRKNRRKRRTIIGVAAAFGVFGLLYGIDLLLSQGNVPRGVAVAGVDVGGLDRTSAEAKLRGQIEPRLTKPVTVRAGDVEANVNPQEAGLTLDWPATLDQAGAQPLNPFTRLSSFFGTREVGVVTRAEGPKLTAALEGLRGKTDREPAEGTVKFSAGAKPQPQAVDPKSGQKLDVEKASAAMVADWADGKVVELPVNATPVKSTPESVRKALEEIAKPAVSGPVVVTGEGKNANLTPANLAAALKFEVDEGGNLVPKVDNGKVAEAAKPQLASTEKPGKDATFSFDGGHPVVKESVDGRGVDWDKTLIGLPEVLRRMDNRTIKAEYGDQPAKLTTDQANQLGIKEVVSRFETKGFAADSGQNIKRAAEQINGAVVKPGETFSLNARTGPRTAATGYVEAGILEKGLPGRAVGGGVSQMATTIYNAAYHAGMVDVAHQEHSNYISRYPMGREATVFQNPDGSSVIDVKFKNDSKTGIYIQTTWTSNSIAVTLWGTKTYEVSGATGPQTNKTQPNTRHITDKPDCKPSGGLEGFTVTDTRTIKEIATGKVKRETRTVHYRAQDKVVCGPPTP
- a CDS encoding DUF1206 domain-containing protein, whose protein sequence is MVSTQQGKQWVVTLGRVGMVGFGIVHLVVAWLAVRVAIGGGGGEADQKGALAEVAAQPFGVLMVGVLAVGLAFFAIWQLLVAVNGYGWLHGRGRLTKRVSAAAHAFAGAVLAAVAVQLLIGSRPKQGDATQQELTGWVLSLPGGQFLMGLVALGVIAVGSAAVVKGLRKSFTDDLDLSRLPEGTKQPTIRLGQAGYIAKGIAYGVVGVLMGIAAIDHDPKQAGGLDAALRTLAEAPYGPYLLVAVGFGVACFGVYCLAEARCHRS
- a CDS encoding GroES family chaperonin, which encodes MPDAKLQIQMLHDRVMVRIAQEGGERRSSGGIVIPATAQVAKRLAWGEVFGVGNHVRTVKVGDRVLFNPEEQFEVEVQGQAYLVMRERDLHAVASEQTEHGTGLYL
- a CDS encoding acyl-CoA dehydrogenase, with amino-acid sequence MGHFKSNLRDLEFNLFEVLKIQDRLGKAPFEQADEDTARGVLTELNTLATGPLAESFVDADRNPPVYDPATHSVKIPESLKASYNALQDNDWGKLFLPEEQGGYGVPRTVQWAAAELMLGANPAVFMYLTGPSFSTIVHRNGTEEQRHWAQLMLDKGWTATMVLTEPDAGSDVGAGRTKAVLQEDGSWHLDGVKRFITSAEHDLSENIMHLVLARPEGPGIEAKPGTKGLSLFLVPKVHFDSKTGELGERNGVFVTNVEHKMGLKASTTCELTFGQHGTPAVGWLMGEVHDGIAQMFQVIEYARMMVGTKAIATLSTGYLNARDYAKDRVQSADLTQMLDKTAPRVTITRHPDVRRILMLQKAYTEGLRAVYLYTASFQDAIIAKDNLELAERVNDLLLPIVKGVGSERAYEMLALSLQTLGGSGFLQDYPIEQYIRDAKIDTLYEGTTAIQSLDFFFRKIVRDKGQALAFIAGEIQKTLESEVGNGRLKEERALLKTALEDVQGMLGAMIGFLTSAQEDPRNTYKVGQNTVRLLMSAGDLLIGWQLLRQAEIAITALDSGSVSAKDRSFYEGKLAAASFFAKSVLPELTSRRKIVETTDNGLMDLDESAF
- a CDS encoding NHL domain-containing thioredoxin family protein, translating into MRAPELTGRGWLNTGGAQVRLADLRGKIVLLDFWTFCCINCLHVLDELRPLEAEFGDVLVTVGVHSPKFAHEADPDALAAAVERYEVHHPVLDDPELATWQNYAVKAWPTLVLVDPEGYVVHVAAGEGHAEALRRVLTELVAEHEAKGTLHRGDGPYVPPAAPETALRFPAKAVVTPQGTLLVADSAHHSLAELAADGETLLRRIGSGARGRSDGLPSEASFSEPSGLSVLPPGVAEQVGYDVVVADTVNHLLRGVRLSDGHVSTVAGTGEQWRTGETDGPATEIDLTSPWDVAWWAPAGGVVVALAGNHTIGFFDPVRATVSRFAGTTVEGLRDGAAEEAFFAQTSGLAVDETRERLWLADSETSALRYLAYDNGSLTVHTAIGTGLFDFGHRDGDAGQALLQHPLGVAVLPDGSVAVADTYNGALRRYEPETGAVSTIAADLAEPSGVVVLDGEVVVVSSAAHRLERPVPPGVAAQLVSGAAQQVRRPPTGIAAGPVELAVVFVPPPGQKLDERYGPSTRLEVTASPPELLTEGAGVGTDLVRRLVVNENVPSGVLHVVAQAASCDEGVEHPACRLTRQDWGVPVHVRRDASGRLALVMGGMDESAL